In Xanthocytophaga agilis, the following are encoded in one genomic region:
- a CDS encoding DUF4142 domain-containing protein: protein MTTYNIKLRCILAGAILLAVTSLVPLTSFAQQSGNQASGNKADASAMIGGMSRTELERINKEGAAKVAAVTADKKALSQKDQTLFMEVAKGGMQQLMLSQMAVQKASNDQIRQIAQAEVEEQNGLAAKLTEIASAKGVSLPREIDSQTQEMLTQLSKLTGNEVDRFYIQESGVNDHEKLDKVMSMVESEASDSNLKSLAAAAHPLVRTHLKVSREVLNSMSNPVGNK, encoded by the coding sequence ATGACAACCTACAATATCAAACTACGTTGCATCCTTGCTGGTGCTATATTACTGGCAGTCACATCACTGGTCCCTCTGACAAGCTTTGCTCAGCAATCAGGAAATCAAGCATCTGGTAATAAGGCAGACGCCTCTGCTATGATAGGCGGAATGAGCCGAACAGAGCTAGAGCGTATCAACAAGGAAGGCGCTGCCAAAGTAGCTGCTGTTACGGCAGATAAGAAAGCACTTTCTCAGAAAGATCAGACCTTATTTATGGAGGTAGCCAAAGGGGGCATGCAACAATTAATGCTTAGCCAGATGGCCGTTCAAAAAGCTAGTAATGATCAGATACGTCAAATAGCACAGGCTGAGGTCGAAGAGCAAAACGGTCTGGCGGCCAAACTAACGGAAATAGCTTCAGCCAAAGGGGTTAGCCTTCCCAGAGAAATAGATTCTCAAACGCAGGAAATGCTTACTCAGCTTAGCAAACTCACAGGTAATGAAGTAGACCGCTTTTATATACAAGAGAGTGGCGTAAATGATCATGAAAAGCTGGACAAGGTAATGAGTATGGTTGAGTCTGAGGCCAGTGATTCGAATTTGAAGAGTCTGGCAGCTGCAGCCCATCCGCTTGTACGCACCCATTTGAAAGTATCCCGGGAAGTACTCAATTCTATGAGTAATCCGGTAGGCAATAAATAA
- a CDS encoding glycosyltransferase family 1 protein, whose product MKTVSKDQSNLLASTVVQITDPLQGTTSIQGNIGNMSDTQLTEDAIDTPAEISVQNLICFSHLRWDFVFQRPQHLMTRAARQWRVFFVEEPVFSDTQEIVSFNERNENNLWVITPQFPATLSHTEARQEQENILKTLIEKYRIEDYVAWYYTPMALAFGQNLTPKVTIYDCMDELSAFKGAPPELLEWEQQLLQKADIVYTGGLSLYEAKRDRHPFVRAFPSSIDKDHFAKAHRAVEPADQATIEAPKFGFYGVIDERFDIDLLRDLAERRPDWHFIIIGPVVKIDPATLPQNPNIHYLGMKSYEQLPAYLAGWDVALLLFARNESTRFISPTKTPEYLAAHRPVVSTPITDVIRPYGEVGLVHIAESAEEFEQAIEKALNEAGNTQWQQRVDEFLANNSWDYTWQQMQQLITKLAETKTRHMA is encoded by the coding sequence ATGAAGACCGTTTCGAAAGATCAATCTAATCTATTAGCCTCTACTGTTGTACAAATTACAGATCCATTGCAAGGCACAACCTCTATACAAGGTAATATTGGTAATATGTCTGATACTCAGCTAACTGAAGACGCTATAGACACACCAGCAGAAATATCTGTTCAAAATCTGATCTGTTTCTCACATTTGCGCTGGGACTTTGTTTTTCAACGTCCTCAACATTTGATGACACGGGCAGCAAGGCAATGGCGGGTTTTCTTTGTAGAAGAGCCTGTATTTTCTGATACACAGGAGATTGTCAGTTTTAATGAACGAAACGAAAATAATCTCTGGGTAATCACTCCACAGTTTCCAGCTACCCTTTCACATACAGAAGCCAGACAGGAACAAGAAAATATACTGAAGACCCTGATAGAAAAATACCGGATTGAAGACTATGTAGCCTGGTATTATACCCCAATGGCATTGGCATTCGGTCAAAATCTAACACCGAAAGTGACTATCTATGATTGTATGGATGAACTTTCTGCTTTTAAAGGGGCTCCTCCTGAACTGCTGGAATGGGAACAGCAATTGCTTCAAAAAGCAGATATTGTCTATACAGGAGGGTTGAGTTTGTATGAAGCCAAAAGAGATCGGCATCCGTTTGTTCGTGCGTTCCCCAGCAGCATTGATAAAGATCATTTTGCTAAAGCACATAGGGCTGTTGAACCAGCAGACCAGGCAACCATTGAAGCACCAAAATTTGGGTTTTATGGAGTGATTGATGAACGTTTTGATATTGATCTGCTGCGCGATCTGGCTGAACGTCGCCCGGACTGGCATTTTATTATCATAGGACCGGTTGTAAAAATTGATCCGGCTACCTTACCTCAGAATCCGAATATCCACTATCTAGGCATGAAATCGTATGAACAGTTGCCTGCCTATCTGGCAGGGTGGGATGTGGCCCTGCTGCTTTTTGCCCGCAATGAATCTACCCGTTTTATTAGTCCAACCAAAACACCAGAATACCTGGCGGCTCACAGACCGGTTGTCTCTACTCCCATTACAGATGTGATTCGTCCCTATGGAGAAGTGGGTCTGGTTCATATTGCTGAATCAGCAGAGGAGTTTGAACAGGCGATAGAGAAGGCACTTAACGAAGCAGGAAATACACAATGGCAACAAAGAGTAGATGAGTTCCTTGCAAATAATTCATGGGATTATACCTGGCAACAAATGCAGCAATTGATAACAAAGCTGGCTGAAACGAAAACAAGGCATATGGCTTAG
- the glf gene encoding UDP-galactopyranose mutase — translation MFDYLIVGAGFAGAVLAERLAKKSNKKVLIIDKRKHIGGNAYDYYNESGILIHKYGPHIFHTNSPKVFAYLSEFTLWRPYEHKVLASVRNKLLPIPINLNTVNGLYGHNFDSAQLAAYFDQIKEPIETIRTSEDVVLSQVGRDLYETFFRGYTRKQWGMDPSELDKMVTSRIPTRTDCDDRYFTDTFQYMPLHGYTRMFENMLDHPNIHIALNTSYTEIKKYVGFKNLIFTGPVDEYFDYCYGHLPYRSLQFVHKTVDQPQFQSVAVVNYPNDQDYTRITEYKHLTGQEHAKTSITYEYPSWNGDPYYPVPKLENAALYQQYKLLTETLPNVHFVGRLGTYRYYNMDQVVAQALTLYDKLSGKKSVNEVLDPQIVKKHVPSPGVYSPNAIPAAPES, via the coding sequence ATGTTTGATTACCTTATTGTAGGTGCTGGCTTTGCTGGCGCTGTACTAGCAGAACGCTTAGCGAAAAAGAGCAACAAAAAAGTCCTTATTATTGATAAACGTAAGCATATAGGCGGTAATGCCTATGATTACTATAACGAATCGGGTATACTGATTCATAAATACGGACCCCATATCTTTCATACCAATTCACCAAAGGTATTTGCCTATTTGTCTGAATTTACGCTATGGAGGCCTTATGAACACAAAGTACTGGCTTCTGTCAGGAACAAATTGCTACCCATCCCTATTAACCTGAATACGGTGAATGGGTTATATGGACATAATTTTGATTCCGCACAACTTGCTGCTTATTTTGATCAGATTAAAGAGCCTATAGAAACTATTCGTACATCTGAAGATGTAGTGTTGAGCCAGGTAGGAAGAGATTTGTATGAAACCTTTTTCAGAGGGTATACCCGTAAACAATGGGGAATGGACCCTTCGGAGCTGGATAAAATGGTAACCTCCCGTATTCCGACGCGCACTGACTGTGATGACCGGTATTTTACAGATACATTCCAGTATATGCCTTTGCATGGCTATACCCGTATGTTTGAAAATATGCTGGATCATCCCAACATTCACATTGCACTCAACACATCCTATACAGAAATCAAGAAGTATGTTGGGTTTAAAAATCTAATCTTTACCGGGCCGGTGGATGAGTATTTCGATTATTGTTACGGACATCTTCCCTACCGCTCTCTGCAATTTGTCCATAAGACAGTAGATCAGCCTCAGTTCCAGTCGGTGGCGGTGGTAAACTACCCCAACGACCAAGACTATACGCGTATCACAGAATACAAGCATTTAACCGGACAGGAACATGCCAAAACCAGTATTACCTACGAGTATCCAAGCTGGAACGGCGATCCGTATTATCCGGTACCCAAGCTTGAAAATGCAGCATTATATCAACAGTACAAGTTGTTAACAGAAACGCTGCCCAACGTGCATTTTGTAGGTCGTCTGGGTACATACCGGTATTACAACATGGATCAGGTGGTTGCTCAGGCACTGACACTCTATGACAAACTATCCGGTAAAAAATCTGTTAACGAAGTTCTTGATCCACAAATTGTAAAAAAACATGTTCCGAGCCCCGGAGTTTACTCACCCAATGCCATTCCTGCCGCTCCCGAATCCTGA
- a CDS encoding family 1 glycosylhydrolase, which yields MFRAPEFTHPMPFLPLPNPEIWGGIECSVNRIDDQYFDQLLKNGHQTRIQDLEKIAQLGIQTIRYPVLWERIAPTDPGQQDWSWTDERLQFLKDIGMNPIVGLLHHGSGPAYCTFDQLHFPEQFARFARNVAERYPWLTLYNPINEPLTTARFAGLYGHWYPHRRDDAGFCRILINQCKGIVLAMQQIRQIQPAAKLVQTEDLGITYSTKELQYQADFDNARRWLGYDLLCGFVDDKHPLWNYLLDSEIPPEELYFFLENACPPDILGLDYYLTSERYLDHEITKYPSFLVGGNGRHQYVDIEAVRAPIEMAGAEKLLLQAWERYTIPLAVTEVHLGCTREEQMRWFYQAWQTGQKLIAKGVDFRAITAWASLGSFDWNTLLTREVGYYEPGLFDVRSSEPRPTALSFLVKQLLTDQTAVPSVVHEPGWWQRSPAALSHSVTRKPLLIFTNSQAMQVAFATICEERGLANHILSSQLVMDSNQLWELFQLYKPWGVILATEEKSQTHLNLLSSGTNFHLHDISLLVKACQENAVPLLAFSNDFVFDGTKGAPYHEQDPVSPACDSGISKVAAENLILQNLSQALVVRTGALLNPWHAKDFIQLTFEKFTRQESFSIPDHLRFSPSYLPELIHQSLDLFLDQAYGIWHLSNRGEVSWAEFTKGIAFQAGFDKTSIDYWYLRQKEKSSDLPVRSTALTSNKASLMTDFDQALASFWQASSHRYLSV from the coding sequence ATGTTCCGAGCCCCGGAGTTTACTCACCCAATGCCATTCCTGCCGCTCCCGAATCCTGAGATTTGGGGAGGAATCGAATGTTCTGTGAATCGCATTGACGACCAGTATTTTGATCAGTTACTCAAAAATGGGCATCAAACGCGTATTCAGGATCTGGAAAAGATTGCTCAACTGGGTATTCAGACCATTCGCTATCCGGTACTATGGGAGCGAATTGCTCCTACCGATCCTGGTCAACAGGACTGGTCGTGGACTGATGAACGATTGCAGTTTTTAAAGGATATTGGGATGAACCCGATTGTCGGACTGCTTCATCATGGAAGTGGTCCGGCCTACTGTACATTTGATCAGCTTCACTTTCCGGAACAGTTTGCACGTTTTGCCAGAAATGTAGCCGAACGCTATCCGTGGTTGACTCTCTATAATCCCATCAACGAACCGCTTACAACCGCTCGTTTTGCGGGTTTGTATGGACATTGGTATCCACACCGACGCGATGATGCAGGATTCTGTCGTATCCTGATCAATCAATGCAAAGGGATAGTATTGGCTATGCAACAAATCCGGCAGATACAACCTGCAGCGAAGCTGGTACAAACTGAAGATTTAGGCATTACATACAGCACAAAAGAACTCCAGTACCAGGCTGACTTTGATAATGCACGCAGGTGGTTGGGATATGATTTACTTTGTGGGTTTGTAGATGATAAACACCCGCTTTGGAATTATTTACTTGACTCTGAGATTCCTCCGGAGGAGTTATATTTCTTTCTTGAAAATGCGTGTCCTCCGGATATCTTAGGCCTTGATTATTACCTTACCAGTGAGCGATATCTGGACCATGAGATCACTAAATATCCTTCTTTTCTGGTCGGAGGCAACGGCAGACACCAGTATGTGGACATAGAAGCTGTACGAGCGCCTATAGAGATGGCGGGGGCTGAGAAGTTACTGCTGCAAGCTTGGGAACGATATACTATTCCTTTGGCTGTAACAGAAGTGCACCTGGGATGTACCCGTGAAGAACAAATGCGCTGGTTTTATCAGGCCTGGCAAACCGGACAGAAGCTTATTGCAAAAGGTGTAGACTTCAGAGCCATTACTGCCTGGGCTTCTCTGGGCTCTTTTGACTGGAACACTTTGCTTACCAGAGAGGTAGGGTATTATGAACCGGGACTATTTGATGTACGTTCGTCAGAACCACGTCCAACGGCACTTTCGTTTCTGGTCAAGCAGTTACTAACAGACCAGACTGCTGTACCTTCCGTTGTTCATGAGCCAGGCTGGTGGCAAAGGTCACCGGCTGCTCTATCACATTCGGTGACTCGTAAGCCCTTGCTTATATTTACCAATAGCCAGGCCATGCAGGTTGCTTTTGCAACCATATGTGAGGAACGTGGACTCGCCAATCATATCCTGTCTTCGCAATTGGTTATGGATAGTAACCAGCTTTGGGAGTTGTTTCAGCTTTATAAACCCTGGGGAGTTATTCTTGCTACAGAAGAAAAAAGCCAAACTCACCTGAATTTGCTCTCATCAGGTACCAACTTCCATTTACATGATATTTCGCTTCTGGTAAAAGCCTGTCAGGAGAATGCGGTTCCTTTACTGGCGTTTTCAAATGATTTTGTCTTTGATGGCACCAAAGGGGCTCCTTACCATGAACAGGACCCTGTATCACCTGCCTGTGATAGTGGTATTAGTAAGGTAGCTGCTGAAAACCTGATCCTGCAAAATCTCTCTCAGGCCTTAGTTGTGCGTACAGGTGCCTTGTTAAATCCCTGGCATGCGAAGGACTTTATTCAACTCACATTTGAGAAGTTTACCCGTCAGGAAAGTTTTTCTATCCCTGATCACCTACGTTTCTCGCCTTCTTATCTGCCAGAGCTTATACACCAGAGCCTCGACTTATTTCTGGATCAGGCATATGGTATCTGGCATCTGTCAAACAGGGGTGAAGTTAGCTGGGCTGAGTTTACCAAAGGCATTGCTTTTCAGGCTGGTTTTGATAAAACGTCGATTGACTACTGGTATTTACGGCAAAAAGAAAAGTCATCCGATTTGCCTGTCCGCTCTACTGCTTTAACCAGTAACAAAGCATCTTTAATGACTGACTTTGACCAGGCTCTTGCTTCTTTCTGGCAGGCTTCGTCTCATCGTTACTTATCAGTTTAA
- a CDS encoding DUF305 domain-containing protein, whose amino-acid sequence MAILILLMVPKTYTSMKMNNIIMGASGVVFLVSLIFLQNQTFMKDTQYLKAMIPHHSAAIMTSKTVTIKDPRVIKLSQQILHSQEDQLDQMKKLLKEMQQ is encoded by the coding sequence ATGGCAATTCTGATATTGCTGATGGTACCAAAGACATATACCAGCATGAAAATGAACAATATAATCATGGGAGCAAGCGGAGTGGTATTTCTTGTGTCGCTGATCTTTTTACAGAATCAGACATTCATGAAAGATACCCAATACCTGAAGGCCATGATTCCACACCACTCAGCGGCTATAATGACAAGCAAGACTGTAACTATCAAAGATCCCAGAGTCATAAAGCTCTCACAACAGATTCTTCATTCGCAGGAAGACCAATTAGACCAGATGAAAAAACTCCTCAAGGAAATGCAGCAATAG
- a CDS encoding copper chaperone — MEIFKFKTDIYSIESQAGITPLLNEDAKIAHWHINSDDQTLTVSGNELDPEHVKKLVAQAGFQAKLIEVFGVSGSSL; from the coding sequence ATGGAGATATTCAAATTTAAAACCGATATCTATTCCATAGAAAGTCAGGCAGGTATTACCCCTTTGCTCAATGAAGATGCAAAAATCGCGCACTGGCATATTAACAGTGATGATCAGACGCTTACCGTTTCGGGTAATGAGCTTGATCCGGAGCATGTAAAAAAGCTGGTGGCACAGGCTGGTTTCCAGGCAAAACTAATTGAAGTATTTGGCGTCAGTGGAAGTAGCTTGTGA
- a CDS encoding DUF421 domain-containing protein — MKKEDIHLWDIQRILLGDAPVVFLVEVFLRSVFIFLFLLVIVRLLGKRMNAQLSLTEMSIMIMLGAIVSAPMQDPIRGLLPGVVILLCVLVALRGVNRLSVAYAKVERLVQGDVRLFVKDGVLQLNQIRQEGFEREQIFSHLRSKKITHLGQLSRVYLEACGIVSIYHSDNPKPGLSLLPFTDQVIVDRQYSSNALLACHSCGWVIREKNMDQQVSCPNCQANSWTKALITEVPPSKDGSPVFEEAKEDSQKIIFSSYKH; from the coding sequence ATGAAAAAAGAAGATATTCATCTCTGGGATATACAGCGCATCCTGCTGGGTGACGCACCGGTAGTGTTTCTGGTAGAGGTCTTTTTACGGTCGGTATTTATTTTTCTGTTTCTGCTGGTGATTGTCCGATTGCTTGGAAAGAGGATGAACGCCCAGTTAAGTCTCACCGAGATGTCGATTATGATCATGCTGGGTGCTATTGTTTCCGCTCCAATGCAAGATCCGATACGAGGTCTTTTGCCAGGAGTTGTGATTTTACTTTGTGTGCTTGTTGCGTTAAGAGGAGTGAACCGACTTTCTGTTGCCTATGCAAAAGTGGAACGGCTGGTACAAGGAGATGTCCGTCTGTTTGTAAAAGATGGTGTTCTCCAGCTCAATCAGATACGTCAGGAAGGCTTTGAACGGGAGCAGATCTTTTCACATCTGCGTTCAAAAAAAATAACTCATCTGGGGCAGCTTTCACGGGTGTATCTGGAAGCGTGTGGAATAGTGAGTATTTATCACAGTGACAATCCCAAGCCTGGACTTTCTCTCTTACCCTTCACTGATCAAGTAATTGTTGATCGGCAATACAGTTCAAATGCGCTATTGGCATGTCATAGTTGCGGCTGGGTAATCAGAGAAAAGAACATGGATCAACAGGTATCTTGTCCCAATTGTCAGGCTAATAGTTGGACAAAGGCCTTAATTACTGAAGTTCCACCATCTAAGGATGGAAGTCCTGTCTTTGAAGAAGCCAAAGAGGATTCTCAGAAAATTATTTTTTCATCGTATAAACACTAA
- a CDS encoding DUF421 domain-containing protein: MKAEDIKIDDFTRIFFGDAPPVFLIEVIIRFLIIFIILVVALRLSGKSQVLSRNRSELAALVSLAAAIGVPLQQPSRGLIPALIVAIVIVGIQRLVSLWAFSNEKFSNVVNGKYSTLVEDGVLQLKALRKIGLPKERIVASIRQSGIAHLGTIERLYMEADGTFTIIENKQAKPGLSMIPIWDREFRDQQKKAPNVQVCSQCGSPQPAGKQTCPVCNHNKWEEAIVS, encoded by the coding sequence ATGAAAGCTGAAGATATTAAAATCGACGACTTTACCCGGATCTTTTTTGGCGATGCACCTCCTGTTTTTCTGATAGAGGTGATCATTCGCTTCCTGATTATCTTTATTATTCTGGTTGTGGCTTTGCGTTTATCGGGTAAGTCGCAGGTGTTGTCTCGCAATCGTTCAGAACTGGCAGCCCTGGTATCGCTGGCAGCTGCCATTGGGGTTCCGTTGCAACAACCTTCCCGTGGACTTATACCTGCCTTGATAGTGGCAATTGTCATTGTAGGTATTCAACGACTGGTATCTCTCTGGGCTTTTTCCAATGAAAAGTTTTCTAATGTAGTGAATGGTAAGTATTCTACGCTGGTCGAAGATGGTGTATTGCAGTTGAAAGCTTTACGTAAAATCGGACTTCCCAAAGAACGGATTGTGGCGTCTATTCGTCAGAGTGGGATTGCACATCTGGGTACGATTGAACGACTCTATATGGAAGCCGATGGCACTTTTACCATTATAGAAAACAAACAGGCTAAGCCTGGCCTGTCGATGATACCTATATGGGATCGAGAGTTTCGGGATCAGCAAAAAAAAGCACCCAATGTACAAGTCTGCTCTCAGTGCGGAAGTCCACAACCAGCGGGCAAACAGACTTGTCCGGTTTGTAATCATAACAAGTGGGAGGAAGCGATAGTTTCGTAA
- a CDS encoding manganese catalase family protein: MFYHDKKLQFTVRVEKPNPLFARMLQQAIGGIEGEIRVCLQYLFQAWGARGPAKYRDMLLETGTEEISHIEMLCTAVAMNLDTASNELKDQIARDNPLVGAAMGGMDVRHILSSGMAAMATDANGVPFNGSWVVGSGNLAADMYANVMAESTGRLLATRLWELTDDPGMKDMLSFLIARDTMHQNQWLAVLEDLGGVQNVHPIPNSFPQTQEKQEFSYTFVSTNIADGASQQGQRWSSGTSIDGKGQFIFEKAQPYGEEPVLNPPKPEGHAQMEQMEGSTGIGGKISEFISEVGKKL, encoded by the coding sequence ATGTTTTATCATGATAAAAAGCTCCAGTTTACCGTTCGGGTAGAAAAGCCCAATCCTTTGTTTGCCAGAATGCTTCAACAGGCAATTGGAGGAATCGAAGGTGAGATTCGTGTATGTTTGCAATATTTATTTCAGGCATGGGGGGCACGTGGACCAGCCAAATACAGAGATATGCTTTTAGAAACTGGCACAGAAGAGATCTCCCATATTGAAATGCTTTGCACTGCAGTAGCGATGAATCTGGATACAGCATCCAATGAACTGAAAGATCAGATTGCACGCGATAATCCACTGGTAGGCGCGGCTATGGGTGGTATGGATGTTCGTCACATACTTTCGTCAGGTATGGCAGCCATGGCAACAGATGCCAATGGTGTACCTTTCAATGGTTCCTGGGTGGTAGGCAGCGGTAATCTGGCTGCAGATATGTATGCCAATGTAATGGCTGAATCAACAGGACGATTGTTGGCTACCCGTCTTTGGGAATTAACCGACGATCCAGGTATGAAAGATATGTTATCATTTCTGATTGCCCGTGATACAATGCACCAGAATCAGTGGCTGGCAGTATTAGAGGATTTGGGAGGAGTACAGAATGTACATCCGATTCCAAACAGCTTCCCGCAAACTCAGGAAAAACAGGAGTTCAGCTATACGTTTGTTTCAACAAACATTGCGGACGGAGCTTCACAGCAAGGACAACGTTGGTCTTCAGGAACCTCCATAGATGGTAAAGGCCAGTTTATCTTTGAAAAGGCACAACCGTATGGAGAAGAACCTGTATTAAATCCACCCAAACCGGAAGGCCATGCTCAGATGGAGCAAATGGAAGGATCAACGGGAATAGGTGGAAAGATCAGTGAATTTATTAGTGAGGTAGGTAAAAAGCTTTAG
- a CDS encoding LEA type 2 family protein yields MKRTGWIVLVLILVLAGGYLVFRWQQRSQKDPEATFIKPRIEMAGMQILHIDKDYTKGNMKILIDNPAPVGFEADSLAYQLYIAGVKVVQSSYPKHVDINSNDSSLIILPVTIKNEELIQTLKQLEQKGLDSTEYTAKANIYTDLPFLKKKPVELKVSKKLPLLRLPELKLVDADLDKLGFKQTKYSVRTEITNKNVFPFVLRNARFQMNLNGEKFTEGTMPEVVNIPAKGKATIEVPMSIKPNQLMETGIDLLKKGKKNTYLFVFEATLVDKEDNKMFDNSKLKMESSGDLRELIKNTREVIKENKKK; encoded by the coding sequence ATGAAAAGAACAGGTTGGATAGTACTGGTATTGATACTGGTACTGGCAGGAGGCTATCTGGTTTTCCGCTGGCAACAGCGATCTCAGAAAGATCCTGAGGCAACATTTATTAAGCCTAGGATCGAAATGGCTGGTATGCAAATCCTTCATATAGACAAAGACTATACGAAAGGAAATATGAAAATACTGATTGACAATCCAGCCCCGGTGGGCTTTGAAGCTGATAGCTTGGCTTATCAGTTGTACATTGCAGGCGTAAAAGTAGTGCAGAGCTCCTATCCCAAACATGTCGATATCAATAGCAATGACAGTAGCCTGATAATTCTGCCGGTGACTATTAAAAATGAGGAACTGATCCAGACATTGAAACAACTGGAACAGAAGGGGCTGGATAGCACAGAATACACGGCCAAAGCAAACATTTATACAGACTTACCCTTTCTAAAAAAGAAACCTGTTGAGCTGAAAGTCTCAAAAAAGCTTCCTCTTCTACGGCTTCCGGAGCTTAAACTTGTTGACGCAGATCTGGATAAGCTTGGATTCAAACAGACTAAATATTCTGTCCGTACGGAAATTACCAATAAAAACGTATTTCCCTTCGTACTACGCAATGCCCGCTTTCAGATGAATCTGAATGGGGAAAAATTTACCGAAGGAACTATGCCAGAAGTAGTTAATATTCCAGCTAAGGGTAAGGCAACAATAGAAGTACCAATGAGTATAAAACCCAATCAGTTGATGGAAACTGGAATAGACTTGTTGAAGAAAGGCAAAAAGAATACCTATCTGTTTGTCTTTGAAGCCACCCTGGTAGACAAAGAGGACAATAAGATGTTTGACAATAGCAAATTAAAAATGGAGAGTTCGGGTGATCTGCGTGAACTAATAAAAAATACCCGTGAGGTTATAAAAGAGAATAAAAAAAAATAG
- a CDS encoding isoaspartyl peptidase/L-asparaginase, with amino-acid sequence MSIVALAIHGGAESLSPRIKQNQQAYEAGLHHALEAGYRILRQGGSAVDAVEAAIQQMELNPLFNAGRGAALNQQGEVAMDASIMNGKDLQAGAVALVRQIQHPISLARAVMEQTPHVLIGAEGAMELGRSLQMPFMPESYFISESQYNALAEMQMQTQNKPDVILNDTVGAVALDQEGNLAAGTSTGGLTNQMKGRIGDSCMIGAGCYANNITCAVSGTGDGECLMRKVAGYSVSALMEFSGKELQEACDFVVFKKDKHVLGDIGLISMDACGKVVFSFNTECMFRGWISSDLDFTQVAITK; translated from the coding sequence ATGTCTATAGTAGCCTTAGCCATTCACGGAGGAGCAGAATCCTTATCTCCCCGTATCAAACAAAATCAACAAGCCTATGAAGCGGGGCTTCACCATGCCCTGGAGGCAGGATATCGGATCTTGCGTCAGGGTGGTTCGGCAGTGGATGCAGTAGAGGCAGCCATACAACAAATGGAGTTAAATCCTTTGTTTAATGCAGGCCGAGGGGCAGCGTTGAATCAGCAAGGAGAAGTGGCCATGGATGCTTCTATTATGAATGGGAAAGATCTTCAGGCTGGAGCAGTCGCGCTGGTACGCCAGATCCAACATCCTATTTCATTAGCTCGTGCTGTTATGGAACAAACACCACATGTTCTGATTGGTGCCGAAGGTGCAATGGAATTGGGCAGAAGCCTGCAGATGCCGTTTATGCCAGAGTCGTACTTCATTTCCGAAAGTCAGTACAATGCACTGGCAGAGATGCAGATGCAAACGCAAAATAAGCCGGATGTTATATTAAATGACACGGTTGGAGCCGTAGCGCTGGATCAGGAAGGCAATCTAGCAGCGGGGACGTCTACCGGAGGCCTTACTAATCAGATGAAGGGGCGTATTGGTGATAGTTGTATGATTGGAGCAGGTTGCTATGCCAACAATATAACCTGTGCAGTTTCCGGGACAGGTGATGGAGAGTGTTTGATGCGCAAGGTAGCTGGCTATTCTGTTTCTGCATTGATGGAATTTTCCGGAAAAGAACTGCAGGAAGCGTGTGATTTTGTAGTATTTAAGAAAGATAAACATGTCCTGGGAGACATAGGCCTTATCTCGATGGATGCTTGTGGCAAAGTGGTCTTCTCCTTTAATACAGAATGTATGTTTCGGGGATGGATAAGTAGTGATCTGGACTTTACACAGGTTGCTATTACCAAATAA